The segment CCTCCATGGTGGGATCGAACACAACCTCGAACGCGGGCTCGGTCAGGTGCAGCTCTCTCCGGAGATCGTCGAGCGGGAATTGCGCGTGGGAGAGCAGCTCCGCCTCGGCCGCCCGGGTGTCCAGGAGCAGTGTTCGCCACGAGCCGGCTCCGGTCGCCAGCCGACAGGGCAACGGTGAACCGGCCTTTGCGGCCACGTAACCGGTCGTCACCTGCTGCTCGCCGGAAAGCGCCGCCAGGACCCTGGCGTGTGCGGCGAGCAGGATCGAGCCGAGTGGCACCGAGAGCTCGTCTGCCAGCCGGCACAACGAGATCACCAGATCTTCCGGAAGTGTCGTCTCGTGCTCGGCCACGCCCTTGGCTCGATCGCTCGTCCAGCGCAGGATCGTCGTGAATCCGCCTGTCGCGAGCACGTTCCGCCAGTACTCCCTGCTGGCGTCTGCTGCCACTCTCATACTGGCTGACCTCCATTCGGCGCAGGCAATCCTATGGCCTGCGGCAAGAAACGCGCTGCTGCTGTACTTTGTGCATCTGCAGGATGCCTGTCTCGAAGCTCTCTGGCCGGGTTGTCTCCCCACTGGGTGTGAGGTGGGACCTCCTCACCCTTCATGAGAAACGCGTGCGGGCCGAGCTGTGCACCATCGCCCATCGTCACGCCGTAGTGGGCCCAGGCAAGGACGCCCAGCGTGCAGCCGGCACCGATCGTGATGTGGTCCGACTTGAAGCCGCCGTCCTCCTGTGAGTGCGACTGGATGATGGTTCCCATGTTGAGCGTGCAGTCATCCCCGATCGTGACCAGGGTCCGCTCGGTGACGTTGCAGCCGTCGTCGAAGACGCGCCGGCCGATCCGGACCCCGAGTAGGCGCCAGGCGAGGCTCTTGAGCGGGGTGCCATCGAACGGCATCAGCACCGAATTGATCACCACCAGCTTCCAGTAGCGTTCGTGAGACCAGAAGGCCGGATCGTAGATCGAGCAGTTCCGGGGTTGCAGAGGCCGGAACAGCGTGTAAGCACGCTCTACCAACGCGTAGTACAAGACCCGGAGCAGGATTCCGAGTTCTGCGGCCAGGGCGAGCGCCGTGGACGTGCCGAGCTCGTGAATGTGGTCCGCGGCAGTGATGGCGAGCAGGAGCATCCCGAAGGAATGGATCCAGTGCACCAGCACGAACAACCCCATGGACCCGAGGTTGTGTTTGTCCTTGGCTGCAAGCCGACGACGCAGATCGGCGGCGCTTTTCGGAGCCAGCTTGCTGTCACGCAGGACCGTTCGCGGAATCTCGAAGCTGGGCGAGCCCAGGAGTCCGATTCCCTCCCGCTGCTCGCCGTCGAGAGGAACCAGGACCTTCGTCCCGAGCAGGCAGTTGTCCCCCGTCTTGCCCTGAGACGGATAGGCAACGTTGTTGCCGAGGAAGTTGTCGGGACCGATCGTCACGCGCGCCAGCCGGAACGACGTGCTCGAATAGTCGACGTTGATGACGGACAACCCGTCCGCGATCATGGTTCCACTGCCGATGCGCACCAGGAAAGGATTGTCGTGCTTGAAGTCCGAGCCGAAATTCGACCCGGTTTGGACGATCCGGCCAAGGTCGTACCCGATCCAGCGCAGGTAGTAGACGATATACGAGCTGTCCCCGAAGAGACCGAGGAAGTACCTGACGTTGGTGAGGCGGGTGATCGTCCGCTGTGCCCAGTAATGGAACCCGTAGAGCGGATAGACCTTGCCCGGGTCGAAGCCGAGATGGAGTAGGCGAGGCACAGTGGCCACGAAGACGAGCCCGAAGAGGGTGCTACCGAAGAACAGCGCCAGCGAGCCGACCAGCAAGGCGAGGTAGGGCGTCGTCGTGTCGATCGCCGAGTGAGTGGCGCTGGCGAAGCCGAATCGAGGGGCAACTGTCCAGAGCACCCGGTACAGGACGGCGCTCAAAGCCGGCAGCACGAGAACGATGAGCAGCAGCTCCGCGAGCGAGTAAACCACCCTTCTCAGGGTGCCGCAGGGGGCCGGGTCGACCGCTCGGTAGTCCACCGCGGTACGCTGCCGCGCCGGCGAGCCTTGCCGGTGCTCGCCGTCCGGCACGGACTGCCCGGCATGCAGCGACGAGGAATGGCCGATCTGCGCTCCGTCGCCCAGCGAGGTGTCGATGTCGAGCACCGTCATCTCGCCCACGAACGCGTTTCTCCCGATGCGGACCGAGCCCGTCTCGATCATACCGGCATGGGCCCGGTAGCACAGGAAGTACGAGTCCTTGCGGACGATCGCGTTGTCCCCGACCGTCAGAAGGTCAGTGCACACCGGCACATGGGTCGAAAGGATCAATGCGTTCCTGCCAATTCTCGCACCCAAGGCCCGCAGGTAGAGCGCGTAGACCGGTGTTCCGACGAACGCCACCACCGGGTTCATCCGAACGAGAAACTTGACGAACCAGAAGCGGACGTAGGCCAAGCTCCAGATCCGGATCCGCTGGGGCTTCCAACGCCCGATGAGCATCCACTTCGCCAGGATCGGAACCGAGGACAGGACCACGAACCCCGCGCCGGAGGTCACAACCGACCGTAGGAAGACGTCGCCCAGGTGTGATCCGCCGAGAGTCCACGCGAAAGAGCGGATCAAAGCGCTGAGGACGAGAAACGAATACCCCGTCCCGAGCAGGAACTGCAGCACCCCACAGAGGAAATGTTGTGCGTTGCAGACCGGCGTGGGACCCTCGACCGGTGGCGATGCGGGAGCAGGTGAGGAGACGGGAGCCACCTCGATGATCGACGCCGCCAGACTCCGGATCGTCGGGTTGGCGTAGACCTCCTTCATCGACACCGACGGCAGGTCCGCCCGCTTGCGGACACGGGCACAGAAGTGCGCCATGACCATGGAGTCCGCACCGAGTTCGTCGAAGAAGTGGCTGTCGACAGGCACTGGCTCCACGCGAAGCACGCCGGCCAGGATCGCCGACAGGGCCTGCTCGACACCGATGGTCGTCGTGGCCGGCGACATGCTCACGCCGGCGGACGCCGCCGCCAGATCGGCACCGCCGGCCCCGCAGTGCAGATCCACTACCCTCGCCCTCCGAATCCAGAGGCTTCGCCCCTGCAATTGTCGCTGGGATCGCGGCGGCGGATCCCCATGGCGGGGACCCTACGAAGGCAGGTGGTCGCGACGACGAGGCCGCGATCGACCACCCACTGCCCGCCGATGCGGACCCCGTGGGAGTCCGCAAGACCGGGTTCCCGAACGAGCACATGCGCTTCGAAGGTGCCGCCGACGGACAACTCGACCGACAGGTCGGCGAAGTCCAGCCACCGCCGGGTCAGCGGAAACCACGTCTTGTACGCAGACTCTTTGGCGCAGAAGAAGATGCGGTCCCAGTGCAGGTCGGGGCGGGATTCGCTCAATGCCGAGAGCTGGGCCGATTCCTCCTCCCGCAGCATGAAGTCGAGCACCGCAGCGGGGACGGGCGCGTGCGGCTCGGCATCGATTCCGACGCCGAGCAGATCGTCGCATCGTGCAACGACGGCGGCGCGGTAGCCCGCGCAATGGGTCATGCTACCGACGACGCCGACGGGCCACCGGGGTACGCCGTCTGCGTCGGAGAGGATCGGGACGGCCGTCACGCCGATCTTCCTGAGCGCTTCGCGGGCGCAGTACCGGACCGTGGCGAACTCGCGTCGGCGCTGGGTCACGGCGTTGGCCACCGCGGCGATCTCGACCGGAAACATGGTCGACAGTGGGACATCCGAGAACATCTCGACGCACGCTGACACCGGCAACCGCATCCAGCCTACGAGACCGTCTTCACACCATGTGCTGCTGCGACAGGATTGCGTGCGACATTCGTCGTCGGCGATCGGCACGTAGAAGCTCGCTGCAACCGCACTCGTGACAGCCGTGCTCAGTGGCGACTGCATTGTGACCGGATCCTTCGGCTACTTCAGAGTGCGGTCGGTCATCGGATACTCGGAGCGATGAATACGGCATTCTAAAGTGGCCGTGCGTAAAAGTAAACGTCGGACTGTTCACAATGACTCGAGGATCGCTTCGCCGCACCATCAGAGCCCTGAGTGAAAAACCCCAATTAAAGATTGTGTAGAGGAAAACCCCGATGATGCATTCGATGGTTTACCGGATCGGTGCTGCTGCATTGAGACAATCGACGCTTCGGAGTTTTCACAGTTTTTGTAAAGGACGGTCGGCAGCGGACGAAAACTCGATCGACAATGCCGTCACCGACAGTCTCTTCGGTCTCTACAACACCGAGGCATCCCGCCGGGGCCATGGAGAAGCCTCGATGCGGTCGAGGTTCCGCGAATGAGTCGACTGGTTCCAGACGCAGAACTTGGCCGGGAGCGGGACGCGGCTCAGGGTGCGGGGCGCTCGTAACACCCGTCGATCCCGGGCGAGCGGATCAGCCTTTTCGCTCGGCGAAGTCTTTCATGAAGGACGCGAGCGCCTCGCACCATTCGGGCTCGACCGCGTTGTAGAGCGAGGCGCGGATGCCGCCGACGGCGCGGTGGCCCTTCAGGCCGACCATCTTCAGCGTGGTCGCTTCCTTCACGAAGATCTCCTCGAGCTCGGGGGTCGGGAGCCGCCAGACGACGTTCATGATCGAGCGGCAAGCCGGCTCGACTGGGCAGCGGTAGAACCCGCCTGAGGCTTCGATCGCGTCGTAGATCGCGCGCGCCTTCTTGCGGTTCCTCGTCTCCATCCCGGTGACGCCGCCTTGCATCTCGAGCCAGCCGAGCGTATTGCGGACGAGGTAGATGCCGAACGTCGGCGGCGTGTTGTAGAGCGACTGGTTGTCCGCCGCTGTTCGGTACTGGAAAATGGTCGGGATGTCCTTCCTGCCTCGAGCCGTCATTTCCTTTTTCATCGCCACGAGCGTGACGCCGCTCGGGCCGAGGTTCTTCTGCGCTCCGGCGTAGATGAGGTCAAAGCGAGACGCGTCGATTGACCGGCCGAGGATGTCGCTCGACATGTCGACGACGACGGGGACATCGGCGCGCGGGAACGGCGTCTCCGGCTGGAGGCCGTACTCGATGCCGTGGATGGTCTCGTTGCTCGTCACGTGCAGGTACGCAGCGTCCTTCGTGAGTGACAGCTCCTCCTGACGTGGGACGCGGACGTAGCTCTTGTCCTCGCCCCGCGTCGTCGCCGCGACGCGCGGCTCGCCTCCGCCGACCGCTTTGATCGTGCGGGCCTCCGCGAGTGCCTTCTCGCCCCATGCGCCGTTGACGATGTAGTCGGCGGTCCTCCCCGATCCGAGGAAGTTGAGTGGAATCTGGGCAAAAGCCATCGACGCTCCGCCCTGAACGAAGAGGACGTCCCACGTATCGAGCGGCGTGCCGAGGAGCTCGGCGACAAGTGCCGTGGCCTCCGCGTGAACTTTCTCGTAGGCCTTTCCCCGATGGCTATGCTCCATCAGGCTCATCCCCGACTCCTCGAAGTCGAGGAGCTCTTCACGAGCGCGCTCGAGCGCGGAGATGGGAAGCGCAGCCGGCCCAGCGTTGAAATTCATCACGCGACTCATGGGAGAACATTCTAGTACATGAATTCATCAGAATCCATGTACGGATGAGAAGTAACTGCATCTCAGACCACCGGAATGCGAGGGACCCGAAAAAGCGGAACACCGCATGGCCGAAGTGCCACCGACAAATGGCACCTTTTTCGAATATACTGCGCCGCGTGAAACGGCTCGCCACCTCGTCTCTCCTCGCGCTCCTGGCCGAGTGCAACGACAAGGCGACGCGCGAGCAATGCACGGAGATTCGGCAGGTGCTTGTGGCTGCCGGGACGCGGGCGAATCTGGTAGCGAGTTTACACCGACTTCGCGGAGTTGGTGTACGCGACTGGCAAGGCGAGGGTTGTCAGTGAGCGGATGAAGTACTACAACGAGAGGAGGCGGCTCTCAGCGTTGAGGAACCAGGCGTGAACGAGGAGGAATCTATGATTCTCGTGACCGGCGCCACGGGCGTGATCGGGAGTGAACTCCTGCGATTGCTGTCCCAAGCGGGGATCCCCGCGCGCGCGCTTACCCGCAACCCGCGAAAGGCGCAGGAACTGCGTGGCATCATATGGGTTGTTGGAGATTTGGCTCGACCAGCAACGTTGACAACAGCTTTCGAGGGTGCCAAGACCGTATTCCTTCTCACGCACTATCTCGAGGACATGGTGGAGTTGCAGCACAACGCCATTGTTGCAGCGCGCTCCACTGGTGTTACACACGTCGTGAAGGCTTCGGCCTTCGCTGCATCGGACCACTCAAATGCCCCCATCGGTCGATGGCATTACCAGGTCGAGAAAGAACTGCAAGAGTCGGGGCTGGCGTGGACCATGCTCCGGCCTCACCACTTTATGCAGAACCTCCTTTCTCAGGCCGGGTACGTCATCAAAGAAGGCACCATCTACTCGCCTTCGGGTGACGGCAAAATCCCTTACATCGATGCGAATGACGTGGCCGCGGTCGCCTTTGTCACGCTCACGCAGCCGGGACATGTCGGCAAGAAATACGTGCTTACGGGAAGCGAAGCGCTGTCTTATCGCCAAGCTGCGGAGATCATCGGCGGCGTTATCGGCAAGAAGCTACGGTTTGTCGATGAGACTCCAGAGCAAGCACGGGCGCGACGCGTTCGAGAAGGCGTTCCTCCCGCCGTCATCGAAAGCATTCTCGCTGTCGGTGCCTATCAGCGCGCGGGCGGAAAAACAGTCACGATCACCAACACCGTCGCTGATCTCACTGGCCGCGCGCCGCGAACTGTTTCCGAGTTCGTTCAAGAGAACGCTTCATTCTTCCGCGGTTAACGTGCCGGCCATCGCCCGATGCAAAGAGCCGCATTCAGAAGCGCATTCGAACTTCGGAGGGCATTTTACGTCGTTGGCGATGGGGCGCGGAATCCCTAGATGGCGGTTGTGAGCGGTTTTGCGGTTGAGGGCGAGATTCCAAGGCCGATTGACGCGCCCGGCATGGCCTTCGTACTATGACCACCGCTTCGTCACACGGGCTCTCCAGGGCTACAGGGGGACATCCTTGAGCCTTACTCCGAGGGATCTGACGCCGGTTTACAAGGAAACGATCGGCAAGGGCGCCGGCGCGCGTCGATGGCAGCGTCCTGTCTACGTCGATCATCTTCCACCCTGCAACAACGCGTGCCCGGCGGGTGAAAACATCCAGGCATGGCTGGGCCTGGCGCAGGCGGGCGACTACGAGCGCGCCTGGCAGAAATACATGGAGGAGAACCCGCTGCCAGGCACGCACGGCCGCGCCTGTTATCACCCCTGCGAAAGCGTTTGCAACCGGCAGTTCCTCGATCAGTCGGTCTCCATCCATTCGCTGGATCGGTTCCTCGGCGATCTTGCCAACGAAAAAGGCTGGACGGTTGCTTCAGGCCGCCCCACCGGCAAGCGAGTGCTCGTGGTCG is part of the Candidatus Krumholzibacteriia bacterium genome and harbors:
- a CDS encoding Pls/PosA family non-ribosomal peptide synthetase, whose protein sequence is MSPATTTIGVEQALSAILAGVLRVEPVPVDSHFFDELGADSMVMAHFCARVRKRADLPSVSMKEVYANPTIRSLAASIIEVAPVSSPAPASPPVEGPTPVCNAQHFLCGVLQFLLGTGYSFLVLSALIRSFAWTLGGSHLGDVFLRSVVTSGAGFVVLSSVPILAKWMLIGRWKPQRIRIWSLAYVRFWFVKFLVRMNPVVAFVGTPVYALYLRALGARIGRNALILSTHVPVCTDLLTVGDNAIVRKDSYFLCYRAHAGMIETGSVRIGRNAFVGEMTVLDIDTSLGDGAQIGHSSSLHAGQSVPDGEHRQGSPARQRTAVDYRAVDPAPCGTLRRVVYSLAELLLIVLVLPALSAVLYRVLWTVAPRFGFASATHSAIDTTTPYLALLVGSLALFFGSTLFGLVFVATVPRLLHLGFDPGKVYPLYGFHYWAQRTITRLTNVRYFLGLFGDSSYIVYYLRWIGYDLGRIVQTGSNFGSDFKHDNPFLVRIGSGTMIADGLSVINVDYSSTSFRLARVTIGPDNFLGNNVAYPSQGKTGDNCLLGTKVLVPLDGEQREGIGLLGSPSFEIPRTVLRDSKLAPKSAADLRRRLAAKDKHNLGSMGLFVLVHWIHSFGMLLLAITAADHIHELGTSTALALAAELGILLRVLYYALVERAYTLFRPLQPRNCSIYDPAFWSHERYWKLVVINSVLMPFDGTPLKSLAWRLLGVRIGRRVFDDGCNVTERTLVTIGDDCTLNMGTIIQSHSQEDGGFKSDHITIGAGCTLGVLAWAHYGVTMGDGAQLGPHAFLMKGEEVPPHTQWGDNPARELRDRHPADAQSTAAARFLPQAIGLPAPNGGQPV
- a CDS encoding 4'-phosphopantetheinyl transferase superfamily protein → MQSPLSTAVTSAVAASFYVPIADDECRTQSCRSSTWCEDGLVGWMRLPVSACVEMFSDVPLSTMFPVEIAAVANAVTQRRREFATVRYCAREALRKIGVTAVPILSDADGVPRWPVGVVGSMTHCAGYRAAVVARCDDLLGVGIDAEPHAPVPAAVLDFMLREEESAQLSALSESRPDLHWDRIFFCAKESAYKTWFPLTRRWLDFADLSVELSVGGTFEAHVLVREPGLADSHGVRIGGQWVVDRGLVVATTCLRRVPAMGIRRRDPSDNCRGEASGFGGRG
- the serC gene encoding 3-phosphoserine/phosphohydroxythreonine transaminase, which produces MSRVMNFNAGPAALPISALERAREELLDFEESGMSLMEHSHRGKAYEKVHAEATALVAELLGTPLDTWDVLFVQGGASMAFAQIPLNFLGSGRTADYIVNGAWGEKALAEARTIKAVGGGEPRVAATTRGEDKSYVRVPRQEELSLTKDAAYLHVTSNETIHGIEYGLQPETPFPRADVPVVVDMSSDILGRSIDASRFDLIYAGAQKNLGPSGVTLVAMKKEMTARGRKDIPTIFQYRTAADNQSLYNTPPTFGIYLVRNTLGWLEMQGGVTGMETRNRKKARAIYDAIEASGGFYRCPVEPACRSIMNVVWRLPTPELEEIFVKEATTLKMVGLKGHRAVGGIRASLYNAVEPEWCEALASFMKDFAERKG
- a CDS encoding SDR family oxidoreductase, with the protein product MILVTGATGVIGSELLRLLSQAGIPARALTRNPRKAQELRGIIWVVGDLARPATLTTAFEGAKTVFLLTHYLEDMVELQHNAIVAARSTGVTHVVKASAFAASDHSNAPIGRWHYQVEKELQESGLAWTMLRPHHFMQNLLSQAGYVIKEGTIYSPSGDGKIPYIDANDVAAVAFVTLTQPGHVGKKYVLTGSEALSYRQAAEIIGGVIGKKLRFVDETPEQARARRVREGVPPAVIESILAVGAYQRAGGKTVTITNTVADLTGRAPRTVSEFVQENASFFRG